In Hypomesus transpacificus isolate Combined female chromosome 4, fHypTra1, whole genome shotgun sequence, the following are encoded in one genomic region:
- the LOC124467395 gene encoding LOW QUALITY PROTEIN: uncharacterized protein LOC124467395 (The sequence of the model RefSeq protein was modified relative to this genomic sequence to represent the inferred CDS: inserted 2 bases in 2 codons; deleted 1 base in 1 codon) — MWTWPTSSSPPRFPPPAPSTGLAAPSCSVTPAPGAHACGVAYAFSLYRDVVCSSFPGRRTELDDYLALVLQLALQFGGSGLYTYHVRFAFDAAGRLQHFNESTYWGVLDSEAYCRVFAAQSALPCSLCGAPSHPSLECTGFVIGPFASPPFPNYRVSPIRVATWKYYKQRLVIDLSAPCRGPVPSINGLIPSPDYSLAYTTIDHAISLIRLAGRGAWLAKADITTAFKVLPIHXDYWAFFGVCWEDSYYFAVRLAFGCKSSPRLFDCLSKVLWILLNESKVPFLVHLLDDFLTISPPSSPPAQGLHALTTVFSQMGVPLSLEKTEXDSVAFKASLPTDKLDRITLLLSNYLITPTCTKRQLLSLLGHLNYALRIIPQGRSFISHLLLLASSVQLLHHTITLKASCLMELELWHHLLSHWNSITFFYNDLVSNPNDMQLFTAAAPSSGFGGYHNGRWFSSPWPSEFPSCPSPSLAPSSTLHEVYPIIIAAMYDIQALGPRGGPPSHFGPSVFLYDLPVTAPLHNLHLRTQDVILQGLSPRTLSPYWTAWKCFKSFHTIHHLTFPSFNLLTSFISYGHAHLSIRTSTIHTYLSGINFFCKLLSGSPCTAISNSQTSLLMKGLKRLEPCSPSARLPLTADLLAACITTLRSGCSSPSTDSTLDAMFLLAFFSFQRCSEFTSTSSTFYPSAHPCVLDITLHCPDSLIFSLKRKTNQSGPAVPIFHFRLNFPLSPFESQQKLIHSKSGNHTLPSSPLFITESGLVAYRFWFHHHLCLILSKSGIDPTHYSAHSFRLGAASFASSQGVADHTIQLLVAGPVRLTACTLGPTSPISTTLRLSSASLQPAQEYVPFGDRSNRRSAVTLKDSPPHSESIPGNNTRTIHITSTTIPCIP, encoded by the exons ATGTGGACCTGGccgacctcctcctcccctcccaggttTCCGCCCCCCGCACCATCGACGGGGCTTGCGGCCCCGTCTTGCTCCGTCACCCCGGCGCCGGGAGCTCACGCCTGCGGAGTTGCCTACGCCTTCTCCCTGTACCGGGACGTCGTCTGCTCCTCCTTCCCTGGGCGCCGTACGGAGCTCGACGACTACCTCGCCCTGGTCCTTCAGCTCGCCCTGCAGTTCGGGGGCTCCGGCTTATACACCTACCACGTCCGGTTCGCCTTCGATGCCGCAGGGCGGCTGCAGCACTTTAACGAGTCGACCTACTGGGGCGTGCTGGACAGTGAGGCCTATTGCCGGGTCTTCGCCGCCCAGTCCGCTCTGCCCTGTTCCCTGTGCGGCGCCCCCTCCCATCCTTCGCTGGAGTGCACG GGCTTCGTGATTGGCCCGTTCGCCTCTCCCCCATTCCCTAACTACCGGGTGAGCCCCATCAGGGTCGCCACCTGGAAGTACTACAAGCAGAGACTAGTAATTGacctctctgctccctgtcgTGGCCCCGTCCCCAGCATCAACGGCTTGATTCCCAGCCCGGACTACTCCCTGGCTTACACCACCATAGACCATGCCATCTCCCTCATCCGCCTGGCCGGCCGTGGCGCCTGGCTGGCTAAGGCCGACATCACGACCGCATTCAAGGTCCTTCCCATCC CAGACTACTGGGCTTTCTTTGGGGTCTGCTGGGAGGATTCCTACTACTTCGCTGTCCGACTGGCATTCGGCTGCAAAAGCAGCCCGCGCTTGTTTGACTGCCTCTCCAAAGTGCTCTGG ATCCTCCTTAATGAGTCCAAGGTTCCGTTCCTTGTCCATCTTCTGGACGACTTCCTCACCATCAGCCCCCCTTCATCCCCACCGGCGCAAGGCCTCCACGCACTCACCACGGTGTTCTCACAAATGGGTGTCCCCCTATCCCTGGAAAAGACAG GGGACTCTGTGGCTTTCAAAGCTTCACTCCCCACCGACAAACTGGACCGCATCACTCTCCTTCTTTCCAACTACCTGATCACTCCCACCTGCACCAAGCGccaactcctctcccttctcggCCACCTCAACTACGCCCTCCGCATCATCCCCCAAGGCCGCTCCTTCATatcccacctccttctcctggcTTCATCTGTACAGTTGCTCCACCACACCATCACACTGAAAGCCTCCTGTCTCATGGAGTTGGAGCTCTGGCATCATCTCCTTTCCCACTGGAACAGCATCACTTTCTTTTATAACGATCTCGTATCCAACCCCAACGACATGCAGCTCTTCACCGCCGCCGCCCCCTCTTCTGGTTTCGGCGGCTATCATAACGGCCGCTGGTTCTCCTCCCCATGGCCTTCCGAGTTCCCTTCCTGCCCTTCTCCCTCACtggccccctcatccacacttCACGAGGTCTACCCCATCATCATCGCCGCCATGTATG ATATTCAGGCGCTTGGCCCCAGAGGCGGACCCCCTTCCCACTTCGGTCCCTCTGTATTCCTCTACGACCTTCCCGTAACTGCACCCCTCCACAACCTCCACCTCCGTACCCAGGACGTTATCCTCCAAGGTCTGTCCCCCCGTACACTCTCCCCCTACTGGACAGCCTGGAAGTGCTTCAAGTCCTTCCACACCATTCACCACCTCACATTCCCCTCATTCAACCTCCTCACCAGCTTCATCTCATACGGTCACGCGCACCTCTCTATCCGCACTTCCACCATTCACACATACCTCAGCGGCATCAACTTCTTTTGCAAGTTGCTCTCCGGTTCCCCCTGCACTGCCATCTCCAACAGCCAGACCTCCCTTCTCATGAAGGGTCTGAAGCGCCTGgaaccctgctctccctctgcacGACTCCCCCTCACTGCCGACCTACTAGCCGCCTGCATCACCACACTGCGGTCTGgctgctcctccccttccactGACTCCACCCTAGACGCTATGTTCCTCCTGGCCTTCTTCAGCTTCCAGAGGTGCTCCGAATTCacgtccacctcctccaccttctacCCTTCTGCTCACCCATGCGTCTTAGACATCACTCTACACTGCCCCGATTCACTCATTTTCTCCCTGAAACGCAAGACCAATCAGAGCGGGCCAGCAGTTCCCATCTTCCACTTCCGCCTCAATTTTCCCCTCAGCCCCTTCGAGTCACAACAGAAACTCATTCACTCCAAATCCGGAAACCACACCCTCCCATCCAGCCCATTATTCATCACGGAATCAGGACTCGTCGCCTACCGGTTCTGGTTCCACCATCATCTCTGCCTCATCCTCAGCAAATCAGGTATAGACCCCACACACTATTCAGCACATTCCTTCCGACTCGGCGCTGCTTCCTTTGCTTCCAGCCAGGGCGTCGCTGACCACACTATCCAGCTTCTGGTTGCTGGTCCTGTCAGGCTTACCGCCTGTACGTTAGGACCAACCTCCCCGATCTCCACCACACTCAGGCTCTCATCAGCCTCGCTGCAGCCCGCACAAGAGTATGTTCCTTTTGGGGATCGATCGAACCGCCGCTCGGCCGTGACCCTTAAGGACTCTCCGCCACACTCCGAGTCCATACCCGGTAACAATACACGCACCATCcacatcacctccaccaccattCCCTGTATCCCCTAA